The DNA region CAGGGAAGATCATCCGTTCATTGTGCATTCGGATGCCTTTGTCGGCCTTTATCACGAAAAAGACCATCCTCGGGTCTATCTCACCATGCACATCCCCCACATCGCCTTCGTCTCGCATCTGGATTTCATCTCGTTGGAAAATCAGGCCCTTTCGGCCTATGAGCAAGCCATCTCAGAATTAAAAACAAAAGGCATCGATGTAATCGAAGTCCCCACGCAGGATGAAACCCAAAAAGAGAAACGTCAAAAAAATCAGCGGCCTTTTACTTTTACGGAACGTTCTTCCCTGCAACGTGTGGTCGATCACGCGCATTTCAACTTGGAACAGGGACGCTATTGCCATGCCATTCCTTTGGAACAGGCGGAAGATGCTATCCGTATCCTCAATGGCCTGACCGTAAATTTCGAACAGGGTATTGAAACGAAAGCCGTCAGTGACACCTTGCTGGCGCATGAGGCAGTCAGGGAAATTCTCACGGAATCGGTTACCAGGTAAATTCCTTCACCTTCTTCACCAGCTCTCCCACATGTTCCGGCGGCGTTTGCGGAATCACCCCGTGGCCGAGATTCACGATCAGCTGTCCCGGCAGACTTTTCTTCAACACCCCATCAAGCTGACTCATGGCACTTGGCATATCGTAGGCCAGACGCAGATTATCCACATTTCCCTGAACAATAACCGTCTTCTGAAGCTTCACCAGTTCCGGAATGGAAACACTCGCATCCACCCCCATTCCGTCTATTCCCGTCTCTTCGGCATAACGCAGGTAGCCCGTACCCGCACAACGGGGAAATCCAATGATGGTAATATTCGGAAACGCGGCCCTCACCTTGGCCACGATCTGCTTGGCCGGCTGCACGCTCCAGCGTTCAAAGCCGGTGGCATCCAGCACACCTGACCAGCTATCGAACAGCATCAGCACATCCGCCCCGGCACGCGCCTGCTCCATCAGGTGCAGTGACACGGCGTTAATTAACCGCGCCATCAACCCGTCCATTAGTTCCGGAGAGGAAATAGCGATACGCCGTGCCTCGGCATAATCACGCGCGG from bacterium includes:
- a CDS encoding uroporphyrinogen decarboxylase, translated to MKRRFMPILSDYLKKADERLKRPPVWLMRQAGRYLPEYREVRKGHPDFLGFCFHVDDATEVTLQPIRRFDMDAAIIFSDILVVPLALGQKVWFEAGEGPRLEALKGLGDLKTDIDLERLRPVYDAIGKVRKNLDAAKTLIGFAGAPWTLASYMLEGKTARDYAEARRIAISSPELMDGLMARLINAVSLHLMEQARAGADVLMLFDSWSGVLDATGFERWSVQPAKQIVAKVRAAFPNITIIGFPRCAGTGYLRYAEETGIDGMGVDASVSIPELVKLQKTVIVQGNVDNLRLAYDMPSAMSQLDGVLKKSLPGQLIVNLGHGVIPQTPPEHVGELVKKVKEFTW